The Kitasatospora paranensis genome has a window encoding:
- a CDS encoding MFS transporter, with protein MHKSPRDLESPVSSRSATPARPGAIVAVLAGAGIVVSLMQTLVVPLIPELPKLLHTTPANASWAITATLLAGAVATPVLGRLGDMYGKRRMLLVSLGMLVVGSLVPAVSTGLVPMVIGRALQGCAAGVIPLGISIMRDELPPERMGSAMALVSSSLGIGGALGLPLAAVVAQHASWHVLFWTAAVLGLVVVALVATLVPESPVRGGGRFDVVGAVGLSVGLVCLLLAISKGSDWGWGSGSTLGMFAAAVVVLLLWGVFELRTTSPLVDLRTTVRRQVLMTNAASVVVGFAMYAMSLIIPQLLQLPAATGFGLGQSMVAAGLCMAPSGLVMMAVSPVSARLSAARGPKVALLVGTLVIAAGYGLSLALMGHVWGVVVCSSVIGAGIAFAYASMPALIMGAVRASETAAANGLNTLMRSIGTSTSAAVIGVVLSHMTVRMGPVALPSESGFRTGLAIGLGAALAAALVTLAVPGRARDAAAATAPRAADANADANADADAGSAPEPESAARP; from the coding sequence ATGCACAAGTCGCCTCGTGACTTGGAGTCCCCCGTGAGCTCACGCTCCGCAACCCCCGCCCGTCCAGGTGCGATCGTCGCCGTGCTGGCCGGTGCCGGCATCGTCGTCTCGCTGATGCAGACCCTGGTCGTCCCGCTCATCCCCGAGCTGCCGAAGCTGCTGCACACCACTCCGGCCAACGCCTCCTGGGCGATCACCGCCACCCTGCTCGCCGGCGCGGTCGCCACCCCCGTCCTCGGCCGCCTCGGCGACATGTACGGCAAGCGCCGGATGCTGCTGGTCAGCCTCGGCATGCTGGTCGTTGGCTCGCTGGTGCCGGCGGTCTCGACCGGGCTGGTCCCGATGGTGATCGGGCGCGCGCTCCAGGGGTGCGCGGCCGGCGTGATCCCGCTGGGCATCAGCATCATGCGCGACGAGCTGCCGCCGGAGCGGATGGGTTCGGCGATGGCCCTGGTGAGCTCCTCGCTCGGGATCGGCGGCGCGCTCGGCCTGCCGCTCGCCGCGGTGGTCGCCCAGCACGCCAGCTGGCACGTGCTGTTCTGGACCGCGGCGGTGCTCGGCCTGGTGGTCGTCGCCCTCGTCGCGACCCTCGTCCCGGAGTCCCCGGTGCGCGGGGGCGGCCGGTTCGACGTCGTCGGCGCCGTCGGGCTCTCGGTCGGCCTGGTCTGCCTGCTGCTCGCCATCTCCAAGGGCTCGGACTGGGGTTGGGGCAGCGGCAGCACGCTCGGGATGTTCGCGGCCGCGGTCGTCGTCCTGCTGCTGTGGGGCGTGTTCGAGCTGCGCACCACCAGCCCGCTGGTCGACCTGCGCACCACCGTCCGCCGTCAGGTGCTGATGACCAACGCGGCCTCGGTGGTGGTCGGTTTCGCGATGTACGCGATGTCGCTGATCATCCCGCAGTTGCTCCAGCTGCCGGCCGCCACCGGCTTCGGCCTCGGGCAGTCGATGGTCGCCGCGGGTCTGTGCATGGCGCCGTCCGGCCTGGTGATGATGGCTGTCTCCCCGGTGTCGGCCCGGCTCTCGGCCGCCCGCGGCCCCAAGGTGGCCCTGCTGGTCGGCACGCTGGTGATCGCCGCGGGCTACGGGCTGTCGCTGGCCCTGATGGGTCACGTCTGGGGCGTCGTCGTCTGCTCCAGCGTCATCGGCGCCGGTATCGCCTTCGCGTACGCCTCGATGCCGGCCCTGATCATGGGCGCCGTGCGGGCCTCCGAGACGGCCGCCGCCAACGGTCTCAACACCCTGATGCGGTCCATCGGCACCTCGACCTCGGCGGCGGTGATCGGCGTGGTGCTCTCCCACATGACCGTCCGGATGGGGCCGGTGGCGCTGCCGTCCGAGAGCGGGTTCCGGACGGGCCTGGCGATCGGGCTCGGTGCGGCACTGGCGGCCGCCCTGGTGACGCTGGCCGTACCCGGCCGCGCCCGCGACGCTGCGGCGGCGACGGCTCCGCGTGCGGCCGACGCCAATGCCGACGCCAATGCCGACGCCGACGCCGGGTCCGCGCCCGAGCCCGAGTCGGCCGCCCGCCCCTGA
- a CDS encoding MarR family winged helix-turn-helix transcriptional regulator has protein sequence MLIGRHQVIAALRTDRPTGRLERSAYTLLSRIEAEGPMSIGQLAEAFGLDTSTINRQTGAMLRNGLVERIPDPDGGIARKLRITGDGLRRLHADRDWSVNGLSVVLADWPAEEVAVLARALARFNMSIEQHEGRSWPRPADGPADAPAGGPLDDPLDGPTGGPAGDAGDRAQA, from the coding sequence ATGCTGATCGGGCGTCACCAGGTCATCGCCGCGCTGCGCACCGACCGGCCGACCGGCCGGCTCGAACGCAGCGCCTACACCCTGCTGAGCCGGATCGAGGCCGAGGGACCGATGTCGATCGGCCAACTCGCCGAGGCCTTCGGCCTGGACACCTCGACGATCAACCGGCAGACCGGTGCCATGCTCCGCAACGGGTTGGTCGAACGCATCCCCGACCCGGACGGCGGCATCGCCCGCAAACTCCGGATCACCGGCGACGGCCTGCGGCGGCTGCATGCGGACCGCGACTGGTCGGTCAACGGCCTGTCGGTCGTCCTGGCGGACTGGCCGGCGGAGGAGGTCGCGGTGCTGGCCCGCGCGCTCGCCCGCTTCAACATGAGCATCGAGCAGCACGAGGGCCGCAGTTGGCCCCGCCCGGCCGACGGCCCGGCGGACGCCCCGGCAGGCGGACCGCTGGACGACCCGCTGGACGGACCGACGGGCGGACCGGCGGGGGACGCGGGCGACCGGGCACAGGCCTGA
- a CDS encoding LysE family translocator: MDTATALWSFGLLVGLLTLTPGLDTALILRTAVLGRRRRAWGVVLGIQTGTLVWGVLASVGATAVLTASHLAYETLRWAGAGYLLWTGARMLRDSWRRDTGAAPDGSPADGPADGHGGDRHGGDRQRTDGPADGNGLVAGWRRGALTNLLNPKVGVFYVALLPQFIPPGAPHLAFGVLLTCEHLALGLVWSTVLVGFARVVRHRLTGPTARRVLDRITGGVIAAFGLRLAFGD; this comes from the coding sequence ATGGACACCGCCACCGCCCTCTGGTCCTTCGGCCTCCTGGTGGGCCTGCTGACGCTCACGCCGGGCCTCGACACCGCCCTCATCCTGCGCACCGCCGTCCTCGGACGGCGCCGCCGCGCCTGGGGTGTGGTGCTCGGCATCCAGACCGGCACCCTGGTGTGGGGCGTGCTCGCCTCCGTCGGGGCCACCGCCGTCCTCACCGCCTCGCACCTGGCCTACGAGACGCTGCGCTGGGCAGGCGCCGGGTATCTGCTGTGGACCGGCGCCCGGATGCTGCGCGACTCCTGGCGCCGCGACACCGGGGCCGCCCCGGACGGCAGCCCGGCGGACGGACCGGCGGACGGGCACGGCGGCGACCGGCACGGCGGGGACAGGCAGCGCACGGACGGGCCCGCGGACGGCAACGGGCTGGTCGCGGGCTGGCGCCGGGGTGCACTGACCAACCTGCTCAACCCGAAGGTCGGCGTCTTCTACGTCGCCCTGCTGCCGCAGTTCATCCCGCCCGGCGCACCCCACCTGGCCTTCGGCGTCCTGCTGACCTGCGAGCACCTGGCGCTCGGCCTGGTCTGGTCGACGGTGCTGGTGGGCTTCGCCCGGGTCGTCCGGCACCGGCTGACCGGCCCCACCGCCCGGCGCGTCCTCGACCGCATCACCGGCGGGGTGATCGCGGCGTTCGGCCTTCGACTCGCCTTCGGCGACTGA
- a CDS encoding UBP-type zinc finger domain-containing protein has product MSEQEVPGIDPAALPSGDGCAECLAGQDAGWWLHLRRCAACGHIGCCDSSPSQHATRHARESGHPFLTSFEPGEDWFWNIETDEYYTGPPLAGPASRPPTQPSPGPAGRVPGDWQSLLH; this is encoded by the coding sequence ATGAGCGAGCAGGAGGTACCGGGGATCGACCCCGCCGCCCTGCCGAGCGGGGACGGCTGCGCCGAGTGCCTGGCCGGCCAGGACGCCGGCTGGTGGCTGCACCTGCGCCGCTGCGCCGCCTGCGGCCACATCGGCTGCTGCGACTCCTCGCCGTCCCAGCACGCCACCCGGCACGCCCGGGAGTCCGGGCATCCGTTCCTCACGAGCTTCGAGCCGGGCGAGGACTGGTTCTGGAACATCGAGACCGACGAGTACTACACGGGCCCGCCGCTCGCCGGTCCGGCCTCGCGCCCGCCGACCCAGCCGTCGCCCGGCCCGGCCGGCCGGGTTCCCGGGGACTGGCAGAGCCTGCTGCACTGA
- a CDS encoding alpha/beta fold hydrolase: MSAEVTFPLPAPYGSRTATVRYHRRGSGSPLLLLHGVGHHWQGWEPVLPALAERHEVIAVDLPGFGTSPGLPDGVPYDLTAAVPTLAAFCAALGLDRPHVAGNSLGGLLALGLGRAGAARSVTALAPAGFWSEAERRYAFAVLAYMRLGATLLPPSAVDALSRSAAGRTVLVSSIYARPGRRSPEGAAAETRALRGATGFAPTLAAGRRTRFTGDIAGVPVTIAWGTRDRVLLRRQGVRALREIPGARLVRLPGCGHVPMSDDPQLVARVILDSCAAAA, translated from the coding sequence ATGTCCGCCGAGGTCACCTTCCCGCTGCCCGCCCCGTACGGGTCGCGCACCGCCACCGTCCGCTACCACCGGCGGGGCAGCGGCAGCCCGCTCCTGCTGCTGCACGGCGTCGGACACCACTGGCAGGGCTGGGAGCCGGTCCTGCCGGCCCTGGCGGAGCGCCATGAGGTGATCGCGGTCGACCTGCCCGGCTTCGGCACCTCCCCCGGCCTGCCGGACGGCGTGCCGTACGACCTGACGGCCGCCGTCCCGACCCTCGCCGCGTTCTGCGCCGCGCTCGGGCTCGACCGCCCGCACGTGGCCGGCAACTCGCTCGGCGGACTGCTCGCCCTCGGACTCGGCCGGGCCGGGGCGGCCCGCTCGGTCACCGCCCTGGCCCCGGCCGGATTCTGGTCCGAGGCGGAGCGCCGCTACGCCTTCGCCGTCCTGGCGTACATGCGGCTGGGCGCGACCCTGCTGCCGCCGTCCGCCGTCGACGCGCTGTCCCGGTCGGCAGCCGGACGGACGGTCCTGGTCAGCAGCATCTACGCCCGGCCCGGACGCCGTTCGCCGGAGGGCGCGGCGGCCGAGACCCGGGCCCTGCGCGGGGCGACCGGCTTCGCCCCGACGCTGGCCGCCGGCCGCCGCACCCGCTTCACCGGCGACATCGCCGGCGTGCCGGTCACGATCGCCTGGGGCACCCGCGACCGGGTGCTGCTGCGCCGCCAGGGCGTCCGGGCGCTGCGCGAGATCCCGGGCGCCCGGCTGGTCCGGCTGCCCGGCTGCGGCCACGTGCCGATGAGCGACGATCCGCAGCTGGTCGCCCGGGTGATCCTGGACAGTTGCGCGGCGGCGGCCTGA
- a CDS encoding DUF2630 family protein → MSEGTDRRILDRIGEMVEAERVLREQLAAGRIDPEVEQQRLHELEAELDQCWDLLRQRRARADAGEDPNLAAVRSVEDVERYES, encoded by the coding sequence GTGAGCGAAGGGACCGACCGGCGGATCCTGGACCGCATCGGGGAGATGGTGGAGGCCGAGCGCGTCCTGCGGGAGCAGCTGGCCGCCGGCCGCATCGACCCCGAGGTCGAACAGCAGCGGCTGCACGAACTGGAGGCGGAACTCGACCAGTGCTGGGACCTGCTGCGCCAGCGCCGCGCGCGGGCCGACGCCGGCGAGGATCCGAATCTGGCGGCCGTCCGCAGCGTCGAGGACGTCGAGCGCTACGAGTCGTGA
- a CDS encoding TIGR03086 family metal-binding protein has product MVVHVDEVLHFYENAQEAVGRQVRAAADGALWPGPTPCADWSVRELANHVASEQLWAPALLAGRTVAEVGDRFDGDVLGDDPAGVWTACAAAALAAFAEPGALQRTVHLSYGERPSLDYCREMTVDAIVHAWDLAVGVGADAGIDPAAAEFALAQVTPYADGLASSGVFGPPVPVPPGADAQTRLLGLLGRDPADPLHTAG; this is encoded by the coding sequence ATGGTCGTTCATGTCGACGAGGTGCTGCACTTCTACGAGAACGCGCAGGAGGCCGTCGGCCGCCAGGTACGGGCGGCGGCCGACGGCGCGCTGTGGCCGGGGCCGACGCCGTGCGCCGACTGGAGCGTGCGGGAGCTGGCCAACCACGTGGCCTCCGAGCAGCTGTGGGCCCCCGCGCTGCTGGCCGGCCGGACGGTCGCCGAGGTCGGCGACCGCTTCGACGGCGACGTCCTCGGCGACGATCCCGCCGGGGTGTGGACGGCCTGCGCCGCGGCGGCCCTGGCGGCGTTCGCGGAGCCGGGGGCGCTGCAGCGCACCGTGCACCTCTCCTACGGCGAGCGCCCGTCGCTCGACTACTGCCGGGAGATGACGGTGGACGCGATCGTGCACGCCTGGGACCTGGCGGTCGGGGTCGGCGCCGATGCCGGGATCGACCCGGCGGCGGCCGAGTTCGCGCTCGCCCAGGTGACGCCGTACGCCGACGGGCTGGCCTCCTCCGGAGTGTTCGGCCCGCCCGTTCCGGTGCCGCCCGGAGCGGACGCGCAGACCCGGCTGCTCGGCCTGCTGGGCCGGGATCCGGCCGACCCGCTGCACACCGCGGGCTGA
- a CDS encoding alpha/beta fold hydrolase, whose product MNDHASTFHPIGRPGTWNPGRRPDVVTGMERFHLDTDGERIAAVHLPPAVPGPPVTAVVLHGAGDSHQGWLEALLHDLAGRGCRVLALDFSGHGASTGTLAELSLRRRLRQAAALIDRRAGADDLVLTGFSMSGQTVADLTASYGPRVRAIGLCAPAVYPRAAWELPFGAGFTEAIRRPGAWRDSAALTSLRAFTGRSVLAVPGHDDVIPAAVTVAVADALAARSAFTRLDLPRAGHALARRFGEHPAERRRFVAALLGADGADGAGRPTGTGLPRAPRRTA is encoded by the coding sequence ATGAACGACCATGCCTCCACCTTTCACCCGATCGGCCGACCCGGCACCTGGAACCCCGGCCGGCGCCCGGACGTGGTGACCGGCATGGAGCGATTCCACCTCGACACCGACGGCGAACGGATCGCCGCCGTCCACCTGCCGCCCGCCGTGCCGGGCCCACCGGTCACCGCCGTGGTGCTGCACGGCGCCGGGGACAGCCACCAGGGTTGGCTGGAGGCGCTGCTCCACGACCTCGCGGGCCGCGGCTGCCGGGTGCTGGCCCTCGACTTCTCCGGCCACGGCGCGAGCACCGGCACCCTCGCCGAGCTGTCGCTGCGGCGCCGGCTGCGCCAGGCGGCGGCGCTGATCGACCGGCGGGCCGGCGCGGACGACCTGGTGCTGACCGGCTTCAGCATGAGCGGCCAGACCGTCGCCGACCTCACCGCGTCCTACGGCCCCCGGGTGCGGGCGATCGGGCTGTGCGCGCCCGCCGTCTACCCGCGGGCCGCGTGGGAGCTGCCGTTCGGCGCCGGGTTCACCGAGGCGATCCGGCGGCCTGGCGCGTGGCGGGACTCGGCCGCCCTGACGTCGCTGCGGGCGTTCACCGGACGCTCCGTGCTGGCCGTCCCCGGCCACGACGACGTCATTCCGGCCGCGGTGACCGTCGCCGTGGCGGACGCCCTCGCCGCCCGGTCCGCGTTCACCCGCCTGGATCTGCCGCGGGCCGGGCACGCGCTGGCCCGGCGGTTCGGCGAACACCCCGCCGAACGGCGGCGGTTCGTCGCCGCCCTGCTCGGCGCGGACGGCGCGGACGGCGCGGGCCGACCGACCGGCACCGGCCTGCCGCGGGCGCCGCGCCGGACGGCATGA
- a CDS encoding carbohydrate kinase — protein sequence MRSPVTVIGECVADAFTDAAGSGPGELALRVHPGGGPANTAVALARLGTPTRFRGRLSGDVFGRLFRSQLEGSGVDLTGCVAAPEPSTLAVAELDAEGRAVYSFHAEGTADFQWTAAELAARPADGSVCVHTGSLALARDPGGPAIEEFLAAAAATATVSVDPNVRPLLVDPARYRERLPRWCELADLLRLSSDDLDHLYPGRPLEEVCDRFHAAGTPLVVITLGADGALASLDGTRITVPAVPVTVVDTVGAGDAFTAGLLHHLGGRGLLGGRPAGLTVDETAAACRFAARVAALTCAVPGPNPPWADRL from the coding sequence GTGCGCAGCCCGGTCACCGTCATCGGCGAATGTGTCGCCGACGCCTTCACCGACGCCGCCGGCAGCGGCCCCGGCGAGCTCGCGCTGCGGGTCCACCCGGGCGGCGGGCCCGCCAACACCGCGGTGGCCCTCGCCCGGCTCGGCACACCCACCCGCTTCCGCGGCCGGCTGTCGGGCGACGTGTTCGGACGGCTGTTCCGCAGTCAGCTGGAGGGCTCCGGGGTCGACCTCACCGGCTGCGTGGCGGCGCCCGAGCCCAGCACCCTGGCCGTCGCCGAACTCGACGCCGAGGGCCGGGCCGTCTACTCGTTCCACGCGGAGGGCACCGCCGACTTCCAGTGGACCGCCGCGGAGCTGGCGGCCCGGCCGGCCGACGGCTCGGTCTGCGTGCACACCGGGTCGCTCGCGCTCGCCCGCGATCCGGGCGGCCCGGCGATCGAGGAGTTCCTGGCGGCCGCGGCGGCCACCGCGACGGTGTCCGTCGACCCCAACGTGCGGCCCCTGCTGGTCGACCCGGCGCGGTACCGGGAGCGGCTGCCGCGCTGGTGCGAGCTGGCCGACCTGCTGCGGCTCAGCTCCGACGACCTCGACCACCTGTATCCGGGCAGGCCGCTGGAGGAGGTCTGCGACCGCTTCCACGCCGCGGGGACGCCGCTGGTCGTCATCACGCTGGGCGCGGACGGAGCGCTGGCGTCACTGGACGGCACGCGGATCACGGTGCCGGCGGTGCCGGTCACGGTGGTCGACACCGTCGGTGCGGGGGACGCGTTCACCGCGGGGCTGCTGCACCACCTGGGCGGGCGCGGCCTGCTCGGTGGGCGCCCGGCCGGCCTGACCGTGGACGAGACCGCCGCGGCCTGCCGGTTCGCCGCCCGGGTGGCCGCGCTGACCTGCGCGGTGCCGGGACCGAACCCGCCGTGGGCCGACCGGCTCTGA
- a CDS encoding DJ-1/PfpI family protein, with product MAAKVLIVTGDAAESLEVFYPYQRLREEGYEVHIAAPSRKTLQFVVHDFVDGFDTYTEKPGYTWPADVAVADVDPADYVALVIPGGRAPEYLRNNADVQRIVAHFFELDKPIAQICHGPLISLVGGALAGRRTAAYPALEPDVVAGGAGYVDGEAVVDGVVVSARAWPDHPGWMRAFIEVLRDKAPVE from the coding sequence ATGGCAGCCAAGGTTCTGATCGTCACCGGTGACGCGGCGGAGTCGCTGGAGGTCTTCTACCCCTACCAGCGGCTGCGGGAGGAGGGGTACGAGGTGCACATCGCGGCACCGTCCAGGAAGACCCTGCAGTTCGTCGTGCACGACTTCGTCGACGGCTTCGACACGTACACCGAGAAGCCGGGTTACACCTGGCCCGCCGACGTCGCCGTCGCCGACGTCGACCCGGCCGACTACGTCGCGCTGGTCATCCCGGGCGGCCGGGCGCCGGAGTACCTGCGCAACAACGCCGACGTGCAGCGGATCGTGGCGCACTTCTTCGAGCTCGACAAGCCGATCGCGCAGATCTGCCACGGCCCGCTGATCTCCCTGGTCGGCGGGGCACTCGCCGGCCGCCGCACGGCCGCCTACCCGGCCCTGGAGCCCGACGTCGTCGCCGGCGGGGCCGGTTACGTCGACGGCGAGGCCGTCGTCGACGGTGTCGTGGTCTCCGCCCGGGCCTGGCCGGACCACCCGGGCTGGATGCGCGCCTTCATCGAGGTACTGCGCGACAAGGCGCCGGTGGAGTAG
- a CDS encoding tyrosine-protein phosphatase: MSRVPGPEVAMKCSQIVGSSTVANLRDLGGIEFPGGRIRAGRVFRSGGLDRLDAAADPVFARLGVRTVIDLRTERERTERPDRMPGGAHLLVADVMADPTGTGTAARLAAVLADPAASDGEFRSGGAARALEAGYRAFVTAESARRAYRQVVTALAHREGGPVLFHCTAGKDRTGWATALVLLLLGADVRTVEAEYLSVGAAVRAEFAPLVAEFTAAGGDPEIADAVFGVRPGYLHAALQAVADGWGDAECYARAALGLKDETLGRLRENLTL, translated from the coding sequence ATGAGTCGTGTCCCTGGCCCGGAGGTCGCCATGAAGTGCTCGCAGATCGTGGGCTCCAGCACGGTCGCCAACCTGCGCGACCTGGGCGGCATCGAGTTCCCCGGCGGCCGGATCAGGGCCGGCCGGGTGTTCCGCTCCGGCGGGCTGGACCGGCTGGACGCGGCCGCCGATCCGGTCTTCGCCCGGCTGGGCGTCCGGACGGTGATCGACCTGCGCACCGAACGGGAACGCACCGAGCGGCCGGACCGGATGCCCGGCGGCGCCCACCTGCTGGTCGCCGACGTGATGGCCGATCCCACCGGCACCGGCACGGCCGCCCGGCTGGCCGCGGTGCTCGCCGACCCGGCTGCGTCGGACGGCGAGTTCCGGTCCGGCGGCGCGGCCCGCGCGCTGGAGGCCGGATACCGGGCGTTCGTGACGGCCGAGTCGGCGCGGCGCGCCTACCGGCAGGTGGTGACCGCGCTGGCCCACCGGGAGGGCGGCCCGGTGCTGTTCCACTGCACGGCCGGCAAGGACCGCACCGGCTGGGCGACGGCGCTCGTCCTGCTGCTGCTCGGCGCGGACGTGCGGACGGTCGAGGCGGAGTACCTGTCGGTGGGGGCGGCCGTCCGGGCCGAGTTCGCGCCGCTGGTGGCGGAGTTCACCGCAGCCGGCGGCGATCCGGAGATCGCCGACGCGGTGTTCGGCGTCAGGCCCGGCTACCTGCACGCCGCCCTGCAGGCGGTGGCCGACGGCTGGGGCGACGCGGAGTGCTACGCCCGGGCCGCGCTCGGCCTCAAGGACGAGACCCTCGGCCGTCTCCGGGAGAACCTGACGCTCTGA